CGTATCTTCGGAACGTATTTAAATGGACAGCAATGACGATAAATTGCGACCGGGTCTACTGGGATCAACGGTTCTCAATTAACAAACCAACATCGTCGTCTTGGTTCTACCtagatatttttctttatcttttcgAAGCAACCACCGAGACTATTGCATCGATTGACAAGGTTCAACTACTCTGACTCGTATCAGAATGTTTCCGTTTCTCCTTCGAATTGTGCAATCGAATTTGAAATGCACTTTATTACATTCTTGCATTTTCAGAGTTGTAAAACGACTCACGGACAATTTGCGAAAGGAACACTTGAAGAACGGAGAACACGAGGGTGTTTCGCACGAGACCCAAAAATTGAGGAGAGAACAATTTAGAAGGTAATTGATGCAATTAGAGCTAAGTAGTTTTGCATCGTTGTATCTCACGATTTCGATCGTAACGTGggtgattaaaaaaaatgaattaattaccGTGTCTGCGCTCGTTCCAATTCTAAGGCACTTCCGAAAGCAGCGTCCAAGTATTTAACACTTCCGAGTTTCTTCGAAGCTGGTACAGCAGCTCGTCTctgtaattaattgaaattgagAGGACTGATTTAATTTTCACTTGGTACACTTTCGTTCTAACTCGCCGTTTCCTTAATTTCCATTTCAAGGAAATTCTAATTATACCTTAggaatttgatttatttattcatcaACCAATTAACCCATTAACCTGGCATGAGTTAACTCTTTGCTAGAGTGAAGTGCATACAATGcttgaaaataattcttttccaTTTGAACGGTGACCCGATCGATCGGTTAATCGTTACTAATTATTGAAAAAGTGGAGTTTATCAGCAATGTTTCTCACGAATTTCACAAGCATCCGAGATGGAACTTCGACCGGTCGTTTAAAAAACGGCCATTTAATCGCGAGTGTATCGAAGTGGAAAAACACGGTTCCGCTTTCGCGAAACCGGTTCAACGATTCAAGTTGAAGAATTTCGGGTTTGTTAAAGGGTGCGAAGGGTGGAAGAGGGTTGCTCGACGCTGTATTGATCTCTCGATGAATCAACCCCTTAATGCCCTAAGCCGAAACCTGCCACGTGTACCCTTGATTCAGATCACCAAGATACAACGAAGGAAAACAAAAACTTGGGTAACGCAAGTTTCTTGTGCGAACCACTGACCTAGATTTCCGGTAACCCTTTTGTTTCATCTCTGCTAAAAtctatttccttttttaaatttggatacCCATTTGccaaaatgaaatgaatatatagaaattgataaaatatgaaaCGTTAAGCAAGAGGAAATTTATCGCAATTATTTACAGAGGTCTGAAATGGAACACTGGAAAATTATCTGTATTTGATTTACTCGTCGAAGCAAATATTGATCCTATGGATGATATCGATCATTGGCAACAATTTATCGCGCAGAACGGCTCTAACAGTCGTCCAATTCGAGGGCACTCGCTGTCACATCGCGTTAGGGTATTTCTGTCGTTGAAATAGGCCATTGTCGTCGCCCACGTGGACGCGAGAGGTAAAGGAAATTTAACGCTTCGACGCAATCCTGGtcgataattttcttttacttctttTATTCAGCCATTTTCAATACCGAGTACCATTCTTCAAAGAACCTTGAAAGATTCTTCAGAAAATATCATTTGTTGTTCAGAATAGAATATCATGAATATATCGTCAAAATGACCTCGACATTGCCAAAATTAACTCAACAATTTGTGACATCAGATATTATTTATACTTTGGCTGAGCAATGTCTGTACACAGTCTGAATCTTTCCGGCAACATCCGTACATCAGTCTAAAAAATGAAGTCTAAAATTTTAGATggagataaaaattattattcagaaaTCTCTGAATCCTACTTTTTCATTCGTTCCAACAGCTGTCTCTAATCAATTAGCAATTCTTCCTTTTCAATCATCCAAGTCTTTAATCATCTGCAAGCAATCCCCTGATCGTCTACTCTCCTGTCGCCATAAGAATCTCATTGTTCTCCAGAAGAACCATTCGATCTGTCTCCATCTACTTCCAGTAGATGGTCCTCGAAACTAGAGAAACGGAGTGCTCTTTTCCAACAGCGCTATAGTTAACGATCGACGAAGGAGGGCGAAATTTCACGCAGTTTCCTCGAATCGATAATATCCGTCGCGATTAGTCGCACCTTACTGCTGGTGTGCAGCCTTCTCAGTCCGTTCGAGCCAGCCTTGACGATCTTCAGCATCCTCGCACCCCTGACGATCGCCTCGCGGTTCATTAGATCCTGAAAAGAATCCTCGCTAGATACGATTCGATCGGTTGACACTTTCACACACGCTTGATGCGAATGCGTTCACTGGCGGCGTCGCGACGTACGGTGCACCCTCGGCGTCCCGACGAGGAAGAGGTACTGCGGTGTAAGGGTCGCGTCTGGCAGCAGGGAATGCAGCCGGCACGATAGGGCACATGCGCGATTTCGTCGCGGCATTGGGAAATTCACGATGGGGACCAGCTGTCTCCTCGTCGATGCTGAAGTGGAGTAAACCTCCTCCCGAGGTGGGGTTGACAGCGGTTCCTCCGCTCAGGGAGATCGTTAGGGGCTGTGGGGGGTGAAATCGGATCACTCGTCGAGGACTAGAGGAAGGATTTTTATTTTGAGGGCTCATTTTTAGGCGATGATGGATTATGGAACTATTTAGGCTTTCttcgattaaccctttcattaggGTAGTAGATTTTTCCGTTTCGAATTATCAttcttgatatttttaattagaaaggaTTTAGTAAGGAAAGCAGTGGGggctcgtagctaaaattagtaGGGGTGCTGCTCCAAGAAAGTtttagcctttgttttaaaagACCGGCATTCCGAGAGCGACAGTGTTCTCTCTACTgcgcagcctcgcgcgcagcttcctatgtgcgcatgcgcgcgcataccacgccgctggaactgtgaAGCGCACAGTTCTATACAAAGATTTTCAACTGGGAGATGGCTACTGgcattaagcttaaggattatatattgtacaagtataaagaaagaattaaagaaacaaagactcattatattaaatgttatcgataatatcaaatGGAGATAGTgggtgctgcagttccacagtgctTATACGCGAACCGCCACTGAaggaaagggttgaaaggaacTGCTTCAAATAATCAATTGATCAATAGAGTTTTGAACATTCGACGTTTATTGTCTCGCACTTATTGCTTCCTGATAAAGATTGTACAGTATGAACAACAATAAAACGTTGAACAATTCACCGTCGCTTAACGATTAACTATCGTGtaactaataaaataatatcgaatCCTGAGCGCAAAACAAATAAGTACAAACTTGTGACAATAAGTCTTACGCTAATTgttgaattgtaattaaaagGTAGCTGCCAGTTAATTAAACGCTAATGtacttataattataaataactgTATCActaatttttcttgaaaattatggACGATTACGATTATAAAACAATACCTATCGTGAATTGTGAAGAAGCTCATTAAGTACTTAAATCACTAAATCGTGcgcttaatttaatttaaccctACGTTGTACGATAgtcgaaagaaaaattgagGCAGTTTTACAATTACATAAGAATATTACAAGTATTATCGTTAACCTACATCGATGTTTTAATACTTTGGTTTCCATTTCGCACACCATACAATCATCAACGTAATCTATTTTGATTTTCCATATGAAAAAGATACTTGTTAATCGCTCTTTGATTGGGGGGAAACTCTTATTGCACATCTCGTGCATCTTTTCTTCAATAGGATACTCGCACGAATTCATTCGCATAATATGATTCACACTATTTTGATACATTTTTCTTGACTCATGGAAGACTATCAGTCGTTTAACATTTCGTTAAAACCTTTCGAAAATAATTGTTGTAAAAGTTTCCCATAAGGCTTCGTCGTTGTTTTAAGGCTCGTGGGTATAAATAAGGATGATTGTCTTGTTTTGTACAGTGAACATGATTTGAAACAATGACCGTGGGCAGGATATTTACAGATGAGTAAAAGTTTGAATGACGATGATAATGTGGCCATTGCAATTGTTCACTTGCAACgaggaaaaaaattaaaaaataatcttctccgtatgaaatttcatatttctcgTATAAAATATCGTGAAATAACTCGGCCTAAATATGAAGTAATAAAGTTAATTGCGGATATCTAATTAGTATCGTATCAAATTTTTTTCTtgggggaaaaaagagaaaatccgAGACGTTAAATCCTGAGATAAGAAGGCAAAGTTTGTAAAAGTAGcgagatattttaaatactATTAATCCTCTGCAGTCCACcgtttatttaattacaaagaCTGAATTTTTACTTTGTATTTTTAATGTATAACACCATCGggaaattggaggaaacaaaTTTAGACTGCAGAGGATTAAAACGCATCCCCTCGGGGCTTCAACCTTAGAGAGTACATAACGAGATTCAACAGGGAACAAAAAGATCCACTGTCGTCGAGTAAAGCTTGAAAATCAGCGAAGCAATTAGAAAGAAGAGCTTTCTATCTCACTTACTGATGGCTTAAAGGTACAAGTACACTGTAGGAATATAGTAACATATCAGTTGTTGTACCAACAACACTATTTGAGACTTCTGTTTACAATCCAGAAGGAAGATTTCTCAACATCTAAAGTTAAGAATTAGATATTCTAGAATCAGTGCGTTATTTAACCCTTACGTAACTAATTGCAGTGCTGATGAAGATCGATAAAATCTTCCTTCCGGAACAGGTCCTGACCGAGGACCATGAAACATTATCAAAATTCCACATCCAACAGTCCCTCAGATCACTGTATCCTGATAAGCCGGCGGTCCGCTCAGGACAAACTGTCTCTGACTCTGTCTAACGATGTCAGTTCTATTGGGCACCTGGGGAGTAGCCCTAACTCCGTGATAATTGCTGTAACTGGATCTAGCGCTGGCCGGTCGATTATTATAAATCTCATCGAGGTCTTCTCCATTCAAACTCTGAGTgctggtctgttggaatgtaggATTGCTCTGCCCTTGCCATTGCATTGGGCTCAGCTCGTTTGCTTGCCAATTATCAGTGAGATTCCTGGTTGAACTAGTAGCATCCCAGTTGGGGTAATTTTGATTGGTGTAATTACTCGTGTTGGAGTAATTATTCGAGGAATCCTGGTTCCATATCGTTGGAGAGGACACTGCCATGTTGACAGCCTCTGGCTGCCAGTTCGAGTTCCTGTCCCTGTCCCAGGTCATGGAGATCCTGTCGTAGTTCAACGTACCTTGCGACAGAGAATTCACGTTCTGATTGGTCAGATTGCTAGGCGTCGTATTGGCATATAAGCTCTCCTGCTGGTCCATTATACGATTTACTGGGTTCTTTCTTCGGGACTGTCTGACCGAGCTCCTGCGACTCGATCTTCTCGTTCCATCCCTCGATATCACTGATCTTCGCTTCACTCTTCGGGGTGTCATCGGTTTCGGCGACACGCTCTCGTCGTGGACGGCTGGTGGCTCGGGTTGCGAGTACTCGATGCTGTACAATGGCCTCGGCTGCTTTTTCTTCCGTTTAGCTTGCACTGCGGCGGAAAGAAATGTCTTGTCACTGATGAGGAACGCTCGATGACAAACCTCGTCAACTTGTGCCTGGGTCCTTTGCTAAACTAATCTTGCCCCTCTAGACGTTTTCATGGAGGAAATGGAAGCCAGGATACCTCTGTTCTGCACACCAGGCACAAGCTTCAGGGTTAGACACACATGGTTCAGGTACAGATTAATGCAAATCATTGACTCTTACATGCAGAATGAACATTTCAGATGATTTTATTACTGGTATATTTTTTTGGTCACCTTTAACCCTTGTGTCAATAATTGGGTAGTCATTTCTGATGTTTCTATTGGATCTACTGTAATTATATGATTGAATATTGACACAAAGGTTAGATTAATGATTCTCTGTTATTATTCTGGACACAAATCACCCGGAAAGCCATCGATTCGAAAATTCCACGAGATAAGTaacgaataaatgaaataaaaatagtatcCCCGAAAAAGAGCGCAGAGCATGGAGAATGTTAGATGAGaaggatagaaaagaaaagaattggggttaataaataaaaaagcaaGCAAGTAGTAGGCATTGCACGTTTATTGTCGCCAATGAACTGCACCAAGGTAAATCATACGATacagtaaaaataaatatataaaactaAGATCTACGCGCCCTTAACGAACTACACTACTGTACAAGCTCGAACgagacttaaaaaaaaaaaaaaaattaaagaaaaagggaGAGGATTGTACTACATACACATTCGGACGAATCTGAAGTGACTCGTTGATTGAACGCGTAATTGCTAAGTGTTTCCTCCGATTAAATCCTTTACTGTGAATACAATGAAACTgcgttcgtttctctttttttttttctttttttataaataaatcacgTGAAACACACGCACAAACGCAACTACATTTACGTATGTACAATAATAAACGTGGTCGTTCAAGTGAGCAAACCTTCGCGATTCTATCAAGTCAAGTACCAGGTTGTTGCAAATGAAGTGACtcagaaaattataattttgataaataactaaattttatagaaaattatcagTAATCCTTGTGGAATATTCTAACCGTAAATGAAATTTGGAAAGAAACTTTGGTCTATTCGGTACTGTAACCGGAAATCAACCATTTTGCGTTAGGAATACTAATCGATAGTTTATGCAGTCATTTTCttgaaactttaagctttaatttgacgtataataaatattattttataatacttttatatCATGAATTTATATCTGAACTTTTATCTCTCGAAATCTATCGTTGTTTGCTTTGACTAGCAACCaatcattttgtattaaaaatattcatgaaacatttatatagttattttcTCTAAACTTCAAGCTTTAAAATGGTGTATCGTAAGTGTAATTTcagaatacttttatgtcatgaaatttcgTCGGAATATGTTtcgtttgatatgcaacaacctaatgtAATAAGTAACGAACCGTGACATATCCTAAACAAATATTGCAACAAATATTTCACCAGGTTATCTAATAAGTAATAATGCGTTGATTAAGACTACTTAAcgcaaaaagaaaagataatagaaaaatatcttAAATAATGCACAGGTTCTGTGTCGTAAGTCGCGAACAAGGCTAACAATAGATGGTACAATCAAGTGTGATGAAAAAATGTCCAATAATATAAGGATCTATTCTATTGGTAATTCTTTTGTAATACCAATGACGTCATTTCACGTTGTAAAACATTAAACAATCAACAGTTTCGATTGATTACCGTAGGCTTTGAGAAATTCGAAGCCTGTTTCAGCTTGCGTTGCATATTGTAATTGTTGACTATTATTGGATCGTATGAAATATTCATCGATCAATCATCGTACGCATTGTTGGCTACTTAATTAACGCTCTGACTGCCACGACGTActttaacaaaaattataagAACCTCATTTTCCAGTTTAATccaattttgttattaaaaattttcttcaattttcagtATTCGATTATATTAGATTCGAAGCTTGGGATACTCGTGGAAGTCAACTTGTTAATTAACTCTTCTTCAAATTATGGCTGATTGATTTTAACATATTTTACTCATCACACTCGATTAACTTTTTTACTTCTAATTTCGTTAGCCATTTATCTATAATCACTAATGTATGCAGCCTATCAAGAAACAAACGACTActcgtttaattaattcaattatcgtCACTTCAGATTTCTCATTTTCGTCACGTGGAATGTCGAAAGTTAACAAAAATCCTAGAGAAATCTTACGGTTTTCCAATTGCACGCGTATATTCGTTGCTCGAAGGGGGATGTAAAATAAACCTTAAACTTacacaggaaaaaaaaaatagaaacaagtACTAGCATGCACTACCGAATGCTCAGACTCTTAAAATCCAAAGTTCTCGCAGCACCTtacgaatttttctttttcttaccatcgctaattaaaaaaaaaaagataatagcgtaaaaaaaaaaaaaaatgatcaagtgACATGTAAGCCAGACCAAAGAAATCGAcacaaaataattgtaaaattgtaCGACACTCTACAACGTTTTTCTACGTTCacaaataacaattattttattcatgctatttttgtatattaaaaaCCTTCCATCAGTTTCATTAAACAAACATGATCCATATTTCTATACGTATCACAGTGCATCATGTATGTAATCTAACATTTAAAATGAACAtttctatataataataatatgctcGATCATCTCTAACATCGAAAAGTGTATATCAATATGAACACGaaagcaaaagaaaattaattaatagtgCTAATGAACACACAATTCGATCCACCGTCAGTCAACgctttctaattaaaacaaataggCAAACGAATAGGCATTATCGCGTGTGATGTTacaagaataaagaaaaagtgGGTCGAAATCATTTGTAGGCACCCTATGCTAGCTACTCTAATTGTTCTATCTATTTGGCAAGTATAGGAATTAAACGTTACACTTGTTAAGCACGCACGTGTAACCAATTCTCAGTCGTatgtataattcttttttttcttttctcatgtTTTCActagaaaataatgaaagaaatgTCGTATACAAATGTCCTACGCAAAGGAAATAAGGGGAACACAGTATACGTTTAAAAATTACTGGCGTACAAGGATAGAGGTCTACTGTCACGTTTAGCCCTGTTCTGTATCTCTTGTTCGTTCGTGTTCTGTTGATTCTCGTTTGCCAATCTGGGATCAGAATAAAACGATCTCAACGGTTGTTCGCGGACATGATCGGTGAACACTCTGGGCTTGTTCGAGGCTTTGCTTTGCTTAGCACCAGGCCGTGATTTGATCCGCGGCGATGCGACCGGACTGTACCTAGACGATGACGACGACTGAGGATAATACATTTTGCTCTTTTGATATCTCAATTTAGCAGCACTGTCCAACGAATCGTACTCGTCGTACGGGGATACCGGTC
This Osmia lignaria lignaria isolate PbOS001 chromosome 9, iyOsmLign1, whole genome shotgun sequence DNA region includes the following protein-coding sequences:
- the NKAIN gene encoding sodium/potassium-transporting ATPase subunit beta-1-interacting protein isoform X1: MGICNRRHFLLTICILQLITTVERQVFDFLGFMWAPILVNFFNIIFVILGFFGAFQYRPKYIISYCVWNTLWLGWNIFMICFYLNVGILDKNSDILNLGTGSFSWWHVNGPGCKAIYDVTEPELFRPARPANVTDCVLDYEVVEILHASTQCILGFIAIVGGICLSKVFLEEDDSLQAKRKKKQPRPLYSIEYSQPEPPAVHDESVSPKPMTPRRVKRRSVISRDGTRRSSRRSSVRQSRRKNPVNRIMDQQESLYANTTPSNLTNQNVNSLSQGTLNYDRISMTWDRDRNSNWQPEAVNMAVSSPTIWNQDSSNNYSNTSNYTNQNYPNWDATSSTRNLTDNWQANELSPMQWQGQSNPTFQQTSTQSLNGEDLDEIYNNRPASARSSYSNYHGVRATPQVPNRTDIVRQSQRQFVLSGPPAYQDTVI